A genomic segment from uncultured Marinifilum sp. encodes:
- the dnaG gene encoding DNA primase, with protein MFSIFVDMIDQATVTRIFDAAEISEVVSDFVTLKKRGVNYLGLCPFHNEKTPSFTVSPAKGIYKCFGCGKGGNSVNFIMEHEHLDYVGALKYLAKKYHIDVVEKELSPEQEKQKNDRESMMIVNSFAQKSFTHNLHQHQQGMAIGMSYLRERAFRDDIIKKFQLGFCLEDWEAFSKHAIDSGYKKEYLVKTGLSIDKENRLLDRFRGRVIFPIHGIAGRVLAFGGRILKNDKKAAKYLNSPESEVYHKSKVLYGIFQAKKAIVQNDKCFLVEGYTDVLSFHQAGIENVVASSGTALTPDQIRLIKRFTNNVTIIYDGDAAGIKASLRGIDLVLEQEVNAKILLLPEGEDPDSFSRTMGASDLTRYIEQHETDFIVFKTNLLLKDAQDDPVKRANLIIDIVRSIAIIPDAIVRSVYVRECSGILNVDERVLYTEINKIIHKKKEEAWRKTQRPDFKEAEQGERMAENSAYLRSANECDLEERALVRILLNFSTEVLFDDTNEDGSEEITLVGNFIISELQRDELESVNPLYQLVFDQFGSNQENKDFNAKTFFRDHSDEKVSQLAADILSEPYQLSGLWTRNDSYVESEEMKLKEIVPKLVNEYKGKKVRILMKEVLQEMQKAQETGDSARMMELMQQKMVLDQIKNAISKELGNRTIL; from the coding sequence ATGTTTTCTATTTTTGTTGATATGATTGATCAGGCTACAGTAACACGAATTTTCGATGCGGCAGAAATAAGCGAAGTTGTTTCCGATTTCGTAACACTTAAAAAGCGTGGAGTAAATTATCTAGGTTTGTGTCCTTTTCATAACGAGAAAACTCCATCGTTTACAGTTTCTCCAGCAAAAGGAATTTACAAGTGTTTTGGTTGCGGAAAAGGAGGTAATTCCGTTAATTTTATAATGGAACACGAACATCTCGATTATGTTGGTGCTCTAAAATATCTTGCCAAAAAATATCATATCGATGTAGTGGAGAAAGAATTATCTCCCGAACAGGAAAAACAAAAGAACGATCGTGAAAGTATGATGATTGTTAATTCTTTTGCTCAAAAATCTTTTACTCATAACTTACATCAGCATCAGCAGGGAATGGCTATTGGAATGAGCTATTTGCGTGAACGTGCTTTTCGCGATGATATCATTAAAAAGTTTCAGTTGGGATTTTGTCTCGAAGATTGGGAGGCTTTCTCGAAACATGCAATTGATAGTGGATATAAAAAGGAATATCTGGTTAAAACCGGATTAAGTATCGATAAAGAAAACCGATTGCTTGATAGATTTAGAGGTCGTGTAATTTTTCCAATTCATGGAATTGCAGGTCGTGTTTTGGCTTTTGGAGGTAGAATTTTAAAAAATGATAAAAAAGCTGCTAAATATCTTAATTCGCCTGAGTCGGAAGTATATCATAAAAGTAAAGTACTTTACGGAATTTTTCAGGCTAAAAAAGCAATTGTTCAAAACGATAAATGCTTTCTGGTTGAGGGATATACCGATGTTCTTTCTTTTCATCAGGCTGGAATTGAAAATGTAGTTGCTTCTTCGGGAACAGCATTAACTCCCGATCAAATTCGACTGATTAAACGTTTCACCAATAATGTAACCATAATTTACGATGGCGATGCAGCCGGAATAAAAGCATCATTGAGGGGAATCGATTTGGTATTGGAGCAGGAAGTAAATGCAAAAATATTGCTACTGCCCGAAGGTGAAGATCCCGATTCGTTCTCTCGTACCATGGGTGCTAGCGACTTAACACGATATATAGAACAACACGAAACCGATTTTATTGTATTTAAAACCAACCTTTTGTTAAAAGATGCACAGGATGATCCGGTTAAACGTGCAAATCTGATTATTGACATTGTTCGTTCTATTGCCATAATTCCCGATGCTATTGTTCGTTCTGTTTATGTTAGAGAATGTAGTGGAATTTTGAATGTTGATGAAAGAGTATTATATACCGAAATCAATAAAATAATTCATAAGAAAAAAGAAGAAGCCTGGAGAAAAACTCAAAGGCCCGATTTTAAGGAAGCAGAGCAGGGCGAAAGAATGGCTGAGAATTCAGCCTATTTGCGTTCGGCAAATGAATGCGATCTGGAAGAAAGGGCATTGGTTCGTATTCTTTTAAACTTTAGTACCGAGGTTTTATTCGATGATACAAACGAAGATGGTTCCGAAGAAATAACTTTAGTAGGGAATTTTATTATCTCCGAATTACAGAGAGACGAACTCGAATCGGTAAACCCATTGTATCAATTGGTGTTCGATCAGTTCGGATCTAATCAGGAAAATAAAGATTTTAACGCAAAAACGTTTTTCCGCGATCACTCTGACGAAAAAGTTAGTCAGCTTGCCGCCGATATTTTAAGCGAACCTTATCAATTAAGCGGACTTTGGACCCGAAACGATAGTTATGTCGAGTCTGAGGAAATGAAACTTAAAGAAATTGTTCCTAAATTGGTAAATGAATACAAAGGAAAAAAAGTTCGTATTTTAATGAAAGAAGTGCTTCAGGAAATGCAAAAAGCTCAGGAAACTGGCGATTCTGCAAGAATGATGGAGCTTATGCAGCAGAAAATGGTGCTCGATCAAATTAAAAATGCAATTTCCAAAGAGCTGGGAAACCGTACAATTCTTTAA
- a CDS encoding NAD-dependent deacylase — protein MKKLVVLSGAGISAESGIRTFRDMGGLWNEYDIMEVASPEAWEKNPNLVHQFYNERRRQLFKCKPNNAHYLIKDLEKYFNVDIISQNVDDLHERAGSSNVLHLHGELKKARSTVDSSLIYELENWELSLKDKCEKGSPLRPHIVWFGESVPTISKATEMVKQADLFLIIGTSMNVYPAAGLIDYVPNNVPIYVIDPNQPFIDSDRDITFINEKASIGMPKLFDILQLGR, from the coding sequence ATGAAAAAACTGGTTGTATTAAGTGGGGCAGGTATTAGTGCCGAAAGTGGAATAAGAACTTTTCGTGATATGGGTGGTTTATGGAACGAGTACGATATTATGGAGGTTGCAAGTCCTGAAGCCTGGGAAAAAAATCCTAATTTGGTACATCAGTTTTATAACGAAAGGCGCAGGCAACTATTTAAATGTAAGCCTAACAATGCACATTATCTTATTAAAGATTTAGAAAAATATTTTAATGTAGATATTATAAGTCAGAATGTTGATGATTTACATGAACGGGCTGGCAGCTCCAATGTTTTGCATTTGCATGGAGAATTAAAAAAAGCCCGCAGTACTGTCGATTCCAGTTTAATTTATGAACTTGAAAATTGGGAATTAAGTTTAAAGGATAAATGCGAGAAAGGCTCTCCTCTTAGACCACACATTGTTTGGTTTGGAGAAAGTGTTCCTACAATATCTAAAGCAACAGAAATGGTAAAACAAGCAGATTTATTTCTTATTATAGGCACCTCAATGAATGTTTATCCTGCTGCTGGCTTAATCGACTATGTTCCCAATAATGTTCCAATATATGTTATCGATCCTAATCAACCATTTATAGACTCGGACAGAGATATTACTTTTATAAATGAAAAAGCCAGTATTGGAATGCCTAAATTATTTGATATTTTACAACTAGGTAGGTAA
- a CDS encoding inorganic phosphate transporter, which translates to MENFYLLIVVVLFALAISDLIVGVSNDAVNFLNSAFGSKAAPRWAIMMIASLGILVGATFSSGMMEVARKGIFHPDQFYFAEIMIIFIAVMLTDIILLDFYNTVGLPTSTTVSIVFELLGAAVAVAVVKIMNSADQTLLDLGNYINSAKALAIITGILLSVVIAFLSGALVQWVTRLIFTYRYEKSFKYFGAIFGGFAITAITYFILIKGAKGSSFITKDTLAWIKDNTLLIITACFIGWTVILQLLVWIVRLNILKVIVLVGTFALAMAFAGNDLVNFIGVPLAGFKSFQAFVANPGTDPYGMTMGALAGKVHTETYMLVIAGLIMTVTLWLSKKARTVTETEIGLSSQNEGDEKFGSSFFARLLVRRSLSANSNFKRIMPAVINGGIQKRFEKPEPLKGIEAKDMPAFDMIRASVNLTVASILIAIGTSLKLPLSTTYVTFMVAMGTSLSDRAWGRDSAVYRITGVITVIGGWFFTAFIAFTAAFIFANLINWLGGFAIFGLLTIAIVFVVRSHIFHKRKAKSKQKDDVTEEDDTIIIKGGVTEQLTFAVLGITAKIPNLYSKIINGLAFEERSKLKDCNKKIAKLDNEAKSIKDQIPVMMQKLADDSITTGPFYVQLVDYLREMAHSISYIAGPAFDYVDNNHKTLIKDQVNELNTIQTKLDDFFRTINRLLKDNNYDISEIEKAFAKQKTLLTSIRKFRKEQIKRIKAEKVGTRNSVLYLGLLNETKNLTLHAGNLLKASRDFTGSDGNDDDVFEDEIS; encoded by the coding sequence ATGGAGAACTTTTACTTATTAATTGTGGTAGTGTTATTTGCACTAGCCATAAGCGATCTTATTGTTGGCGTGAGTAACGACGCTGTGAACTTTCTGAACTCTGCTTTTGGCTCTAAAGCAGCTCCTCGCTGGGCAATCATGATGATTGCCAGTCTTGGAATTTTGGTTGGAGCAACTTTTTCTAGTGGAATGATGGAAGTGGCCCGAAAAGGGATTTTTCACCCTGATCAATTCTACTTTGCAGAGATCATGATTATCTTTATTGCGGTAATGTTAACAGATATTATTCTGTTGGATTTTTACAATACCGTAGGTTTACCAACTTCTACAACAGTTTCTATTGTATTTGAATTGTTGGGAGCAGCTGTTGCTGTTGCTGTGGTAAAAATTATGAATTCAGCCGATCAAACATTACTCGATTTGGGTAATTACATTAATTCGGCAAAAGCCTTGGCAATTATAACGGGTATACTGCTGAGTGTTGTTATTGCATTTCTGTCGGGAGCGCTTGTACAATGGGTAACTCGCCTTATTTTTACTTATCGTTACGAAAAAAGTTTTAAGTATTTTGGAGCTATTTTTGGTGGTTTTGCAATTACAGCAATTACTTATTTTATCTTAATTAAAGGTGCAAAAGGATCTTCGTTTATTACTAAAGATACTTTGGCATGGATTAAGGACAATACTTTATTAATTATTACAGCATGCTTTATTGGTTGGACTGTAATTTTACAATTATTGGTATGGATTGTTCGTTTGAACATTCTAAAAGTAATTGTATTGGTTGGTACTTTCGCTTTAGCAATGGCTTTTGCGGGTAACGATTTGGTAAACTTTATTGGGGTTCCTTTAGCTGGTTTCAAGTCTTTTCAGGCATTTGTAGCTAATCCGGGTACCGATCCTTATGGTATGACAATGGGAGCTTTAGCAGGAAAAGTGCATACCGAAACTTATATGTTAGTGATTGCCGGTTTGATTATGACAGTAACTTTGTGGTTATCGAAAAAAGCAAGAACAGTTACCGAAACAGAAATTGGTTTGAGTAGCCAGAATGAAGGAGATGAGAAATTCGGATCTTCATTTTTTGCTCGTTTGTTAGTACGACGTTCCTTATCGGCTAATAGTAATTTTAAAAGAATTATGCCTGCAGTAATTAATGGTGGTATTCAAAAACGATTCGAAAAACCAGAACCTTTAAAAGGAATTGAGGCCAAAGATATGCCAGCATTTGATATGATTCGTGCTTCGGTAAATCTTACCGTTGCCAGTATCTTAATTGCTATTGGTACTTCACTTAAATTGCCACTTTCTACTACTTATGTAACATTTATGGTTGCAATGGGTACTTCTTTGTCGGATAGAGCTTGGGGTAGAGATTCGGCTGTTTATCGTATAACTGGTGTAATTACAGTAATTGGAGGATGGTTTTTTACTGCTTTCATTGCATTTACAGCGGCATTTATATTTGCCAACTTAATTAATTGGTTGGGTGGGTTTGCCATTTTTGGTTTGCTTACCATAGCTATTGTATTTGTTGTACGTTCTCACATTTTCCATAAGAGAAAGGCTAAATCGAAACAAAAAGATGATGTTACAGAAGAGGATGATACAATTATTATTAAAGGAGGAGTTACCGAGCAGTTAACTTTTGCAGTTTTGGGAATTACGGCTAAAATTCCAAATTTATATAGCAAAATTATTAATGGCTTAGCTTTCGAAGAGCGATCTAAATTAAAAGATTGCAATAAAAAAATTGCCAAACTCGATAACGAAGCAAAATCTATAAAAGATCAGATTCCTGTAATGATGCAGAAACTTGCTGATGATAGTATTACAACAGGTCCTTTCTATGTTCAGCTGGTTGATTACCTTCGAGAAATGGCACATTCAATTAGTTATATTGCAGGTCCGGCATTCGACTATGTCGATAACAATCATAAAACTTTAATAAAAGATCAGGTTAATGAATTAAATACTATTCAGACTAAACTGGATGATTTCTTTAGAACCATTAACCGTTTATTAAAAGATAATAATTATGATATTTCAGAAATAGAAAAAGCTTTTGCCAAGCAAAAAACTTTATTAACATCTATTCGAAAATTTAGGAAAGAGCAAATTAAGAGAATTAAAGCAGAAAAAGTTGGAACCAGAAATTCGGTTCTTTATTTAGGTTTACTAAACGAAACTAAAAATTTAACTTTACATGCTGGTAATCTATTAAAAGCTTCGCGCGATTTTACCGGATCAGATGGTAATGATGACGATGTTTTTGAGGATGAAATTTCTTGA
- a CDS encoding methylglyoxal synthase, producing MKTIALVAHNEKKSVMLAWVKRHLDELKKHKLIGTSNTSELLNSVLDLEVEPFGHGPNGGDILLAAQILEGKVDEVIFLIDAETPHGHEHDIQTLIRTCVINDVPMALNIATADFLVKLNKNEQTRS from the coding sequence ATGAAGACAATTGCTTTAGTTGCTCATAATGAAAAGAAAAGTGTAATGCTTGCATGGGTAAAAAGACATTTAGATGAACTTAAAAAGCACAAGCTTATTGGTACTTCAAATACATCAGAATTATTAAATTCGGTATTAGATTTAGAAGTTGAACCATTTGGACATGGACCTAATGGTGGTGATATTTTGCTTGCTGCACAAATATTAGAAGGAAAAGTAGATGAAGTAATTTTTTTAATAGATGCAGAAACTCCTCATGGTCACGAACACGATATTCAAACATTAATAAGAACTTGTGTTATTAATGATGTACCTATGGCTTTAAATATAGCAACAGCCGACTTTTTAGTGAAATTGAATAAGAACGAACAAACGAGGAGTTAA
- a CDS encoding SPOR domain-containing protein produces the protein MNNISKILLLCALIISVGLSSCKNSSKTNTKNTEKKEIKKPSISKPAVKKKAEAKPVVKKQTKPVVKKLPNKYFLIVASFENRSNAVRLQKKLASEGFKSETHNAPNGFTRVSYKGFSDRKLAFSELKKVRATEKHKDTWLYIKR, from the coding sequence ATGAACAATATTTCTAAAATTCTTCTTCTGTGTGCTCTTATTATTTCTGTAGGATTAAGTTCGTGCAAAAACAGCAGTAAAACTAATACAAAAAATACTGAGAAAAAGGAAATTAAAAAGCCTTCGATAAGTAAGCCTGCAGTAAAAAAGAAAGCAGAAGCAAAACCTGTAGTCAAGAAACAAACAAAACCTGTGGTAAAAAAGCTTCCTAACAAATATTTTTTGATTGTTGCCAGTTTCGAAAATAGATCGAATGCAGTAAGACTTCAAAAGAAATTAGCAAGTGAAGGTTTTAAATCTGAAACACATAATGCTCCCAATGGATTTACGAGAGTTTCGTATAAAGGTTTTTCAGACAGAAAGTTAGCTTTTAGCGAATTAAAAAAGGTTCGTGCTACAGAAAAGCATAAAGATACTTGGCTTTATATCAAACGATAA
- a CDS encoding SPOR domain-containing protein, giving the protein MTRFRFLLIPILLLLVSCNDKKSVTTVNKKNVVEQTVKRQVPKMAPSAVSSKSVLTNAQITKNRDTFNYHIVAASYTNKKQANTFKSRLYQKGYPSIILEEKGRYRVILQSFNTKKSALKELYRLRKLNKTPDLWLLKQ; this is encoded by the coding sequence ATGACAAGATTTCGTTTTTTACTTATTCCGATTTTATTATTACTAGTTTCATGTAATGATAAAAAATCAGTAACTACTGTAAACAAAAAAAATGTAGTTGAACAAACTGTAAAAAGACAGGTACCTAAGATGGCGCCTTCTGCTGTAAGTTCAAAATCTGTTTTAACAAATGCTCAAATTACTAAAAACAGAGATACATTTAATTATCATATCGTTGCAGCAAGTTATACTAATAAAAAGCAGGCAAATACTTTTAAAAGCAGATTATATCAGAAAGGATACCCTTCTATTATTTTAGAGGAAAAAGGAAGGTATCGTGTTATATTACAATCGTTTAATACTAAAAAGTCGGCCTTAAAAGAACTATATAGATTACGAAAGCTAAATAAGACGCCTGATTTATGGCTACTTAAACAATAA
- a CDS encoding phosphatase PAP2 family protein, producing MNFSRIISGVAHPMLMPLYSIFVVFHSGTYLDFTPPQLIRVIYIIVGISTILLPVSILPMLKSQKLVSDYGLEKRKERFLPLVLTIVFYVLGFYLLMKFPITRIIAHLQLAAIISIAIIALISTKWKVSIHMTGIGGFVGMIIAINFLLSSSLRIFFIVGILMAGLLAYSRLKLNLHTPFQVYAGFILGFLIVFSSLMLL from the coding sequence ATGAACTTTTCAAGAATAATTTCAGGAGTGGCTCACCCAATGTTAATGCCACTTTATTCAATATTTGTTGTATTTCATTCGGGTACTTATCTGGATTTTACACCACCGCAGTTAATTCGGGTAATTTATATTATTGTAGGTATCTCAACAATATTGTTGCCAGTAAGCATTTTGCCAATGCTTAAATCTCAAAAATTAGTATCGGATTATGGATTAGAAAAAAGAAAAGAGAGATTTCTGCCTTTGGTCTTAACAATTGTTTTTTATGTTCTTGGATTTTATTTGCTAATGAAATTTCCAATTACAAGAATTATAGCTCATTTACAATTGGCAGCAATTATTTCTATTGCCATAATAGCCCTTATATCAACCAAATGGAAAGTTAGTATTCACATGACTGGAATTGGTGGTTTTGTTGGAATGATTATAGCTATTAATTTTTTACTATCTAGTTCGTTGCGAATATTCTTTATTGTTGGAATTTTAATGGCCGGACTTCTAGCTTATTCGCGTTTAAAATTAAACCTGCACACTCCTTTTCAGGTATATGCAGGTTTTATATTAGGTTTTCTAATTGTATTTTCCAGCTTAATGCTGCTTTAG
- the rpoN gene encoding RNA polymerase factor sigma-54, which yields MLKQSLQQKLLQKLSPQQIQVIKLLELPTLQLEERIKKELEENPVLEEGGNEEEYQENLNTEDNKENDTDKEEFTLEDYMNDEDTPSYKLSTQNYSKDDKHEEIPFSGGTTFHELLISQLGLRILTPEKAALTEYLIGNIDEDGYLRRDIDNIVDDLAFSTGVETSFEELVDLLRVIQDFDPAGVGARDLQECLLLQIQRKGKHNPDVKLAKVILKKHFEEFTKKHYDKIKKRVNASDEDFKCAIDEILKLNPKPGSAFNNPMVKASPTIIPDFILEEEDGDLRLSLNARNVPELHVSRAYSEMLQDYSGNKKNQSKEKKDAVMFVKQKLDSAKWFIDAIKQRQNTLLVTMNAIIDFQRAYFMEGDEKRLKPMILKDIADITGLDISTISRVSNSKYIQTHFGIFSLKYFFSEGMQTDTGEEVSTREIKKILQECVDNEDKKKPLTDDKLAAILKEKSYQIARRTVAKYREQLNIPVARLRKEL from the coding sequence ATGCTAAAGCAAAGTTTACAGCAAAAATTATTGCAAAAATTGTCGCCTCAACAAATACAGGTGATAAAGTTGTTGGAACTCCCTACTTTACAATTAGAGGAACGTATTAAAAAGGAGTTGGAAGAAAATCCTGTTTTAGAAGAAGGTGGAAATGAGGAAGAATATCAGGAAAACCTTAATACAGAAGATAATAAGGAAAATGATACCGATAAAGAAGAATTTACCTTAGAGGATTATATGAACGATGAAGATACTCCTTCTTATAAATTGTCTACTCAAAACTATTCTAAAGACGATAAGCATGAGGAGATTCCTTTTTCTGGAGGAACTACATTTCACGAACTTCTAATTTCTCAGTTGGGACTTAGAATATTAACACCTGAAAAAGCGGCTTTAACCGAATATCTTATTGGTAATATTGATGAAGATGGATATTTGAGAAGAGATATTGATAATATTGTTGATGATTTAGCTTTTTCTACAGGAGTAGAAACATCATTCGAGGAATTGGTTGATTTGCTTAGAGTAATTCAGGATTTTGATCCGGCTGGTGTTGGTGCACGCGATTTACAGGAATGTTTGTTGTTACAAATTCAAAGAAAAGGAAAGCACAATCCGGATGTGAAGTTAGCTAAGGTAATTCTGAAAAAGCATTTTGAAGAATTTACAAAAAAGCATTACGATAAAATTAAAAAGCGTGTAAATGCTAGCGACGAAGATTTTAAATGTGCTATTGATGAAATATTAAAACTGAATCCTAAACCAGGATCGGCCTTTAATAATCCAATGGTTAAAGCTTCACCAACCATTATTCCCGATTTTATTCTGGAGGAAGAAGATGGAGATTTGCGCTTGAGTTTAAATGCCAGAAACGTTCCTGAGTTGCATGTTAGTAGGGCCTATTCCGAAATGCTGCAGGATTATTCTGGGAATAAAAAGAACCAGTCGAAAGAAAAGAAAGATGCAGTAATGTTCGTAAAGCAAAAACTCGATTCGGCTAAATGGTTTATCGATGCTATTAAGCAAAGACAAAATACCTTACTTGTTACAATGAATGCTATTATCGATTTTCAGCGTGCTTATTTTATGGAAGGCGACGAAAAGAGATTAAAACCAATGATTCTAAAGGATATTGCCGACATTACAGGTTTGGATATATCTACTATTTCGAGAGTTTCCAATTCGAAATATATACAAACACACTTTGGCATTTTTTCGCTTAAATATTTTTTCTCGGAAGGTATGCAAACCGATACAGGAGAAGAGGTTTCTACCAGAGAAATAAAGAAAATACTGCAAGAATGTGTCGATAACGAAGACAAAAAAAAGCCATTAACCGACGATAAACTAGCTGCAATTTTAAAAGAAAAATCGTACCAAATTGCCCGACGAACAGTAGCCAAATATCGAGAACAGCTAAATATTCCTGTTGCTCGTTTACGAAAAGAATTATAA
- the hemW gene encoding radical SAM family heme chaperone HemW, with product MSGVYFHIPFCKQLCHYCAFHKSISLQSNNDMLECFKKELKLRKDYLAENHLSSIYFGGGTPSVYQPDKIQELINELKKYWKIDADAEITLEANPDDLSVKYLKQLSKTEVNRLSVGIQSFHDEDLILMNRRHTGKEAYEAIKRAQYYGFDNISVDQIYGVPGLTMEKWKENLNLVYELNIQHISSYHLMFDPNTVFSKKLEKGQLTEMDEEESYVQYKYLIDSAKKNGFHHYEISNFCKEGFISRHNSSYWKQEEYLGIGPSAHSYNLKEREWNVANNYKYMKAIKNKTSFSEKEELNIYDKFNDLILTSLRTSWGLNLEIVKNQFGEDLYLHCLSKAEKYIRSNHIRKENTSLILSNNGVFISNDIMSDFFYVEDN from the coding sequence ATGTCGGGAGTTTATTTTCATATACCATTTTGCAAACAACTATGTCATTATTGTGCATTTCATAAAAGTATATCCTTACAATCTAATAATGATATGCTGGAATGTTTCAAAAAGGAATTGAAATTAAGAAAAGATTATTTAGCTGAAAATCATTTATCGAGCATTTATTTTGGAGGTGGAACTCCATCGGTTTATCAGCCAGATAAAATACAGGAATTAATCAACGAACTAAAGAAGTACTGGAAAATAGATGCGGATGCCGAAATTACTCTCGAGGCCAATCCTGATGATTTATCGGTAAAATACCTGAAACAACTTTCTAAAACAGAGGTGAACCGGCTAAGCGTTGGAATTCAATCGTTTCACGACGAAGATTTAATTTTAATGAATCGTCGTCACACCGGAAAAGAAGCTTACGAAGCAATTAAAAGAGCACAATATTATGGTTTCGATAATATATCGGTAGATCAAATTTACGGTGTACCCGGATTAACGATGGAGAAATGGAAGGAAAATTTAAATTTGGTTTACGAACTCAATATTCAGCATATTTCATCCTATCATTTAATGTTCGACCCCAATACTGTTTTTTCTAAAAAACTTGAAAAAGGTCAGCTAACAGAAATGGATGAAGAAGAAAGTTATGTGCAGTATAAATATTTAATTGATTCGGCCAAAAAAAATGGGTTTCATCATTACGAAATATCGAATTTTTGTAAGGAAGGTTTTATCTCAAGGCACAATTCAAGTTACTGGAAACAAGAAGAATATCTGGGAATTGGCCCTTCGGCTCATTCATACAATTTAAAAGAGCGAGAATGGAATGTTGCAAATAACTATAAATACATGAAAGCTATAAAAAATAAAACTAGCTTTTCTGAAAAAGAAGAACTTAATATTTATGATAAATTTAATGATTTAATTTTAACATCACTTAGAACCTCTTGGGGGTTAAATTTAGAAATAGTAAAAAATCAATTTGGCGAAGATTTATATTTACATTGTTTATCGAAGGCTGAAAAATATATTCGATCTAATCATATTCGAAAAGAAAATACTTCTCTAATATTAAGCAATAATGGTGTTTTTATATCCAATGATATTATGTCTGATTTTTTTTATGTTGAAGATAATTAA
- a CDS encoding rhodanese-like domain-containing protein, whose protein sequence is MKFLKYSLLLFILFSSTNLLYAQKDGVQIISPKEFNRIAETNPRAVVIDVRTRKEFKKGHIIYALLAEKSENLYHIIDTTGTDMLYLLYCKDGHRSVDAAKMLFKKYQITSYSLQGGLDYWKELDMKVVK, encoded by the coding sequence ATGAAATTTTTAAAATACTCTTTACTGCTGTTTATCTTATTCAGTTCAACAAATTTGCTCTATGCACAAAAGGATGGTGTGCAAATAATAAGTCCTAAAGAATTTAATAGAATAGCAGAAACAAATCCACGAGCAGTTGTAATTGATGTAAGAACCAGAAAAGAATTCAAAAAAGGACATATTATTTATGCTTTGCTGGCCGAAAAATCAGAAAATTTATACCATATTATCGATACCACAGGAACAGACATGCTTTATTTGCTCTACTGCAAAGATGGCCACAGAAGTGTTGATGCCGCTAAAATGCTGTTTAAAAAATATCAGATTACAAGCTATTCGCTGCAAGGAGGATTGGATTATTGGAAAGAACTGGATATGAAAGTTGTGAAGTAA